Proteins encoded in a region of the Candidatus Cloacimonadaceae bacterium genome:
- a CDS encoding right-handed parallel beta-helix repeat-containing protein, producing MKAFLIACLFSLALGAFAIEVSGSQSGIWDPQNNPYQVIGDITVPSGGSLIIQPGVIVQLMGIYRITAQGTIAAVGTPADSIRFISGMADPNTLWNSIRLENTTQQSSFAYCYIEKAEYGINSINSPALIQYSRFSLNRKGLQLYGIGSANPAQVTIHHCIIERSIENGILVTQNSNSLILQNEIRFNGTGTQYRGAIQLANQSAGGSCSPEITDNHIHHNFKQGITAWDITGTNAIQPLIQANLIEYNLTGIYLLNASGYVDNNVIRHNFITGDMNSGAGVMVSGATTQPYFEDNDIYGNYTGFYVTNNAMPVLGDLSIYHAWAQGGNRIFDNIDAVGDLHTVFCAAYPNSANVIKAENNYWGTNDPIQVAAGINDHADSPALPTVDFDPWLSITPPAQISGSYLYLGQHVLQNPQLQLINVSEGYIMDVLPLSEGEPFQFQTDYQGQFYAVITATTVANGSSVYGIAGGFDQPTVFIAEPGAVINIGQIQFDDAQPHRYERVGTPVFEDGRMLYPVMKGFFVYHFDSVNWLYQQGDYLYLKKHERLLGAETFVFNLPPGTIWNKISNLNHADSWTRTEIIDHTGMQQLTQIDYHQLVDCHQGARTWYVQKDYQDNIISQTMTSLNLQLLFTHAPSGFLHRKEEITGPVADFILEAGLSWRYTPVFAPQGPSYLSYDPTYELLNPRIVTFFWQAPALDEWGNTWTHYRVYLNYAVYAEIPFSQCSIYLDELDLHTFYVIHVTATDGENESYPSNSIFLTPVSNDDNVQKPRQLSVYPNPFSPTRSEGLSIDLKNAPAGRIELSIHNQRGQLVKSHQAEHGGDLQYRWNGKDTGGKTCASGIYFIRIKSPGEKDILKKVLLLK from the coding sequence ATGAAAGCCTTTCTGATCGCATGTCTATTTAGTCTTGCCCTTGGTGCCTTCGCAATTGAAGTGAGCGGCAGCCAATCCGGCATCTGGGATCCGCAAAATAACCCCTATCAGGTGATCGGAGATATCACGGTTCCCTCCGGCGGCAGCCTCATCATCCAACCGGGCGTGATCGTGCAGTTGATGGGAATCTATCGCATTACCGCACAAGGAACTATCGCGGCAGTAGGCACACCAGCGGACAGCATTCGCTTTATCAGCGGCATGGCGGATCCAAACACACTTTGGAATAGTATCAGGCTGGAAAACACGACTCAGCAGAGCAGCTTTGCCTATTGCTATATCGAGAAGGCGGAATATGGCATCAATTCGATCAATTCCCCCGCCCTGATCCAGTATTCCCGTTTCAGCCTGAACCGCAAGGGCTTGCAGCTATATGGGATCGGCAGTGCCAATCCGGCTCAGGTGACCATACATCATTGCATCATCGAACGCAGCATTGAAAACGGCATCCTCGTCACTCAAAACAGCAATTCGCTCATTCTGCAAAACGAGATTCGTTTCAACGGCACCGGCACCCAATACCGAGGTGCGATCCAGCTTGCCAATCAATCCGCCGGTGGCTCCTGTAGTCCGGAGATCACGGACAATCACATTCATCATAACTTTAAGCAGGGCATCACAGCCTGGGACATCACGGGAACCAACGCCATCCAGCCATTAATCCAGGCAAATCTGATCGAATATAACCTCACCGGAATCTATCTGCTCAATGCCTCCGGTTATGTGGATAACAACGTCATCCGGCACAACTTCATCACCGGAGACATGAATTCCGGCGCGGGAGTGATGGTGAGCGGCGCGACGACGCAGCCATATTTTGAGGACAACGATATCTATGGAAACTACACCGGTTTCTATGTGACCAACAACGCCATGCCCGTCTTGGGAGACCTTTCCATCTACCACGCCTGGGCGCAGGGCGGAAACAGGATCTTTGACAATATCGACGCCGTCGGCGACCTGCACACCGTCTTTTGTGCCGCCTATCCCAATAGCGCCAATGTGATCAAGGCGGAAAACAACTATTGGGGCACGAACGATCCGATTCAGGTCGCGGCTGGAATCAACGATCATGCTGACAGTCCGGCGCTGCCGACGGTGGATTTTGACCCCTGGCTAAGCATCACCCCTCCGGCTCAGATATCGGGATCCTATCTCTATCTGGGGCAGCACGTTCTGCAGAATCCGCAACTGCAACTGATCAATGTTTCAGAGGGATACATCATGGACGTTTTGCCGCTTTCCGAAGGAGAACCCTTCCAGTTTCAGACTGATTATCAGGGACAGTTTTATGCCGTGATCACGGCTACCACTGTCGCGAACGGATCATCGGTCTATGGCATCGCGGGGGGCTTTGATCAGCCTACTGTCTTTATTGCCGAGCCGGGGGCGGTGATTAATATCGGACAAATCCAATTTGACGACGCCCAGCCGCATCGATATGAACGCGTCGGCACTCCCGTTTTCGAAGACGGGCGCATGCTCTATCCGGTGATGAAGGGCTTCTTCGTCTATCATTTCGATAGCGTGAACTGGCTCTATCAACAGGGGGATTATCTCTATCTCAAGAAGCATGAACGCTTGCTGGGTGCTGAAACGTTTGTCTTTAACCTGCCGCCGGGAACGATCTGGAACAAGATCTCCAACCTCAACCATGCCGATAGCTGGACTCGCACCGAGATCATCGATCACACAGGAATGCAGCAGCTTACGCAGATCGATTACCATCAATTGGTGGATTGCCATCAGGGCGCAAGAACCTGGTATGTGCAAAAGGACTATCAGGACAACATCATCAGCCAGACCATGACCTCGCTGAATCTGCAACTGCTCTTCACCCATGCGCCGAGCGGCTTTCTGCATAGAAAAGAGGAGATCACAGGACCGGTTGCGGATTTCATCCTCGAAGCGGGATTGAGCTGGAGATACACTCCCGTCTTTGCTCCACAGGGACCCAGCTATCTGAGCTATGACCCCACTTATGAGCTATTAAACCCCAGGATAGTCACGTTTTTTTGGCAGGCACCGGCGCTGGATGAGTGGGGAAACACCTGGACGCACTATCGCGTTTATCTCAATTATGCAGTTTATGCCGAAATTCCCTTCAGCCAATGCTCCATCTATCTTGATGAGCTGGATTTGCACACCTTTTATGTGATCCATGTGACCGCCACCGATGGAGAAAACGAAAGCTATCCCTCAAACTCCATCTTCCTGACCCCGGTCTCCAATGATGATAACGTCCAGAAACCGCGTCAGTTATCCGTCTATCCCAATCCTTTCTCACCCACGCGCTCCGAGGGACTTTCCATTGATCTGAAGAACGCCCCGGCGGGCAGGATTGAACTGAGCATCCATAACCAACGTGGACAGCTTGTGAAGAGCCATCAGGCAGAGCATGGCGGCGACCTCCAATATCGCTGGAACGGCAAAGACACCGGCGGAAAAACCTGCGCCTCCGGCATCTATTTCATCCGCATCAAAAGCCCCGGTGAAAAGGATATCCTCAAGAAAGTGCTGCTGCTGAAATAG